One part of the Lytechinus pictus isolate F3 Inbred chromosome 3, Lp3.0, whole genome shotgun sequence genome encodes these proteins:
- the LOC129257828 gene encoding uncharacterized protein LOC129257828, with the protein MTGSVLTGNKVRKLEFLMADCVDKGCQAIIACGGIFSNSCRAAAIAARQMGLDSHLLLWSKGTEMPFTGNALLDRLVGCNFYLMPKDCPFQTDVYPRMHQLHDHIFKTSGKKAYEIPFGGTNEIGVWGYIDCFHELMGEGLFESGFTDIVIAGGSGGSVIGLGIANYLTGSKLKIHGMAACLDKEYFHNEGDKILRALGLQEEGGSGVKTKDIVQFAEVVGIGYGINTPEEMECIEKIATTTGIFVDPVYSSKAAYHLIKMMNESRDSLKGKKILFIHTGGVFDLFSGVFASRMNAKSAAQNRVHDWMELTDNVPTCQ; encoded by the exons ATGACAGGAAGTGTTTTAACAGGCAACAAG GTACGCAAGCTGGAGTTTCTAATGGCCGATTGCGTGGATAAAGGCTGCCAGGCCATCATAGCATGCGGAGGAATCTTTTCAAATTCTTGTAGAGCAGCAGCCATAGCAGCAAGGCAGATGGGACTCGACAGCCATCTACTCCTGTGGTCAAAAGGAACG GAGATGCCTTTCACGGGAAACGCCCTTCTCGATAGGTTGGTGGGGTGTAACTTCTACTTGATGCCGAAAGATTGCCCATTCCAGACAGACGTTTACCCACGTATGCATCAGCTCCATGATCACATCTT TAAAACATCAGGGAAGAAAGCTTATGAGATTCCTTTTGGTGGGACCAATGAAATAGGAGTGTGGGGTTACATCGATTGTTTTCACGAACTCATGGGCGAG GGACTATTTGAATCCGGTTTCACTGATATAGTGATAGCTGGCGGAAGTGGAGGGTCTGTTATAGGTCTTGGGATAGCAAACTACCTGACTGGAAGTAAATTAAA GATTCACGGGATGGCTGCGTGTCTTGATAAAGAGTATTTCCACAACGAAGGCGATAAGATTCTCAGGGCACTCGGTCTGCAGGAGGAGGGTGGCTCAGGTGTAAAAACGAAAGACATTGTCCAGTTTGCCGAAGTCGTGGGCATCGGGTATGGCATCAACACGCCAGAGGAAATGG AATGTATAGAGAAGATCGCCACGACGACTGGTATATTCGTTGATCCGGTTTATTCATCAAAGGCTGCTTACCATCTTATTAAGATGATGAATGAGAGTCGAGATTCactaaaaggaaagaaaatactCTTCATCCATACAG GTGGTGTATTTGATCTTTTCAGCGGCGTCTTCGCTTCCAGGATGAATGCAAAATCTGCCGCTCAAAACAGGGTTCACGATTGGATGGAACTCACTGACAATGTACCAACCTGTCAATGA